The Oryctolagus cuniculus chromosome 4, mOryCun1.1, whole genome shotgun sequence genomic sequence ACGCTTCGAAGGACGCCGCCAGGAACTGCAGCACCTTCTCCACGTAGAGCTCGGGCAGGGAGGCGCCCACGACCTCAACTGCAACAGGAGGGGCCGTGCTCACCCCGGCCAGGCCGTGCCCGCCCCGCCCGCTTGGCCCTGGGCTCACTCTCGTCCCAGGGCACCCCCtccagggccccgccccgcctgccccGCCGCGGGCTCACTCTCGTCCCAGGGCACGGCCTCCAGCGCCTCCTGCACCAGCTTCTGCTCGTTGAGCCGGAAGGCCATGAGGATGGCCCGGGTGAACTCCCGCCGGTGCAGGGCCTCGCGGATCCGGCCGGGGGTGACGCTCGTGTCCAGCTCAAAGGGGTCGAAGAGCATCTGAGAGTCCAGGGAGTAGAGGAGGAGCCCCTCGGTGGTGGTGGCCGCCCAGCAGCGCCCTGCGGGGTCAGGCACTGAATCCTAGCGGTCTGAGTCCCCGTGGCCCACAATGCCGCAGTACAAGAGGGGTCAGGGGCACGGAGCCCGCCGGCGGACTCTCCCAGAGCCGCGCCGCACACGGCACTTCTGTGAAGGGAGGGCATCGTGGCGTCGAAAGCCCCACGGCCTGTTGCAGCCACAGACGACAGAGGCCGGTGACCGTGGCCGCACCCAGGCCACCCTGAGTGGCAGGAGCAGGCGGCCAGCTGGGTCTGCAGGCACGGGCTCACCCAGCGCCGTGGCCCGTCTCCTGCTGCAGCGGGAGAGCCTCTGCTCAGGGCGCCCCTCCCCGCGGTGCGGTGCGGTGCCGGGGGCTCGGGAAGCTGCCCACCAGGGCTCACAGCACCACACGTGGCCCGCAGCCCACTCCGTGACCACCCTCGTCCCTGGCAGGAGAGGCCCCAGACCCCGAGCCAGGGGCTCACCAGTAGGAGAGAAGCGCAGCGAAGTCACCCTGATCTCAGGCTTGAAGTGGCGAGAGCTCATGTCCCCTGCGGAGAGCGAGCGGAGGACCAGGCTGCCCGGGCcgcccagcacccccagcccagcctgctggcCTGCCCTGCTCGTCCACACCGAGCGGCTGGGCCCTGCGCAGGGCCTCCCCCATCCCGAGGGCACACAGCCAACAGACTACCCGCCGGCTGCAGGACAAGGCCCCCGCCCGGCACGGTGCCCAAcgccagcagagagagaggcgcCCCCAAGTGTGGCTGGTGGTGTCCCCGCACGCCCGACACCCGGCTTCCCACACTTCCGTGGAGACACGCGCGCCCTCGGAGCCTCTCGGGGGCGTCTCAGCCCTGAGCCCCGAGCCCACACCGCAGACTCCCCCACACAGGCTGGCCGCGGGAGCAGAGCGAGGGGCAgcagcaccccagcccccagcacggCCCCTGGGCAAGGCGGGCGGGGCCTCTGCTCACCTTTCTTCACGCCAGGCAGCGGCACGGCCACGCCGTCCTCCTCACCGGCGTCCTGATCGATCAGTGCCAGGTTGCCAAACTCTGTCATTTTCCTCCGGTTCAGAAATTCCTGAGAGCAGAAGTCATGACCGCCCCGTCATGTCCCTGACCCTGGAtgagcccagccctgtctgtccaGACACAGGCTTGCTCGTCCCCTCCAGCCTGCCCCGGCCACGCAGCACCAGCGAGCTGGCACGTCACCAaggatgctggccccagaagcccAAGAACGCCTCGCCTGCGGGGGCGGAGCCTGTGAACCCTGGGAGCCCGAGCGGGGGTCTCCAAGAGTGGAGACGGCACCGGCCGGGAGCTCGGCCCACGCGTGTGCAGGATGCTGTGCCAGGGCAGGGCCCACCAGCAGCCCCTGCGGTCACACTGTCCCTGGCAGGCCGTAAGCAcgcgccctgcaccccagcccagcctcggAGCCGCctgctcagggcagggccagcccaggcctcctgccaCCCTGCAGCCTCGGCTCCCGCGTTTCCGGCAGGCCCCCCCAACCTGGCGCTGGCGGGCCGCCCTGGGTTCACCTCCATGGCGCCCTGCAGCCTCGGCTCATGCATTTCCGGCAGGGCCCCCCAACCCGGCGCTGGCGCGAGCGGGCCACCCCGGGCTCACCTCCATGGCGCCCTGCAGCCTCGGCTCCCGCGTTTCCGGCAGGCCCCCCGACCTGGCGCTGGCGGGCCGCCCTGGGTTCACCTCCATGGCGCCCCGCAGCCTCGGCTCATGGGTTTCCGGCAGGGCCCCCCAACCCGCACTGGCGCACGGGCCGCCCCGGGCTCACCTCCATGGCGTCCAGGGAGAGGTTGCTGGAGATCTCAAACTTCTTCCTCAGAATCTGCTCCCGCACGTGGTAGATGCACACGAACTTGGACATGCCTCCCGCCAGGATGCTCTGGCCGTCAGCAGAGTAGCACAGCGTGGTGAAGGCCCTGGGGCGGGGAGGCAGGGCTCAGCACGGGCTCCTAGGAGGTGACCCCACCCCGGCCCCTGGAAGGCAGACGCCTCACCAGGGCAcccccaggctccctgcctccctggagacCCTTCAGAAACCCAGCCTCCGCACCGTGGCCATCTGCAGCCGCAGGGGCAGCGCCGCAGTCGGGCAtggaggaggctgggaagggAGCTGCCGgccgcctccccccacccagagcTCTCCCTGCAGAGACCACATGGCTCTGTGGAAACCTGGAACCAGGCCCTCACCACACAGTGGGCTCCAAACTCAGGACACTGGCCTCAGACCAGGCAGACGCCCAAACGACGAGGGGGAACCAAGACAAACTGGCTAGCGCCAAAAGTTAAACTCTAGCAGATCAAAGACCCCCAGCGAACACGTGAGGACGGCTCACGGCCTGGGCCGTGCCTGCACACGGGGAGGAGGCGAGATTCGGACGGGAGGGGCGGAGGGGCGCCTCTCCCCAGAGACATAGAAACGCACCGAGCACGTCCAGCGTGCCACGTCACCCGGGGAAAAACCAAACCCATCCAAACCCCAGCCCGGGGTGGGTGAGGAGGCTGCGGCCGCCGCGCACGCTGGCGCTCACTCATTCGGACACGGAGCCCCGCGGGGAACTGGGAACGGGGGCTGCGGCCGGGCTCAGTGCATCCCCAGAGACGGCCCGGCTCTGCTGCACAGCCTGGTGCTGCCCGGCGCGTGTACCGGGCTCAGGCCGGCTCAGGGGCCACTCCCCATGATGAGGGGATGGCGGCTCCACGTCCATGAAGCAACTGAGCACCGCGAGGCAGCATCGTGACGGAAAAGCGGACTCCTGCCTCTCGGAGGTCAAGAGGCCGCTGTGGCCGCCGCAGGTCCACGCGGCCCGTGCGTCAGCAAGGCTGCTGGGAGAGCTCGGGCCCTGGGGCAGCGTGCGGAGGGAGGGCTCACACCCCGCAGGCCCTGGCAGGctaactgggggtgggggcactcaCTTGCCCTTGGCCGAGTGCTTGGCTGTGATCTTGTCCAGCTCCTTCCGGCCCGTCTTGAGGTCGTGCCTGCCCTCGATGGAGCCGGTCTGCACAGCGTTCTCAGGGTCCCAGAAGGTGATCTGTGAGTTCAGCGTGGCCACAGCCAGCTCCGCACCATCAGGGCGAAAagtcacagccagagctggcaacAGACACGGGGGCTCAGGCCTGGGCCCCCGCCCCGGGACACCGGCTGCCCCCAGCAGGCAGGAGGGGCCGCAGTCCAGTCGGGCACGACTCCGCACAGCGTGGCCCAGGCTGCGGCACACACGGGCGGGAGGGTGGTGACAGGGCGAGTCCCCAGGTGACAGCAAAGGCTACCTGAGGGGGAATGCCAAGCCCTGCAGACACTGGACTGAGTGAACGCCCCACCTGCTGCGGCAGGCACGGCAGGAGCAGGGGACCCACGGCACCCAGGCTGGCGGACAGTGCGTGGGGACGCAGGGTCGTTCAGCTCTGCCGTCCCTGGCCCACGGCTGTGAGCCAGCGTCACCCTGCAGCCAATCCAGAAGGCCAGCTGCTGGCCCTGACCTGGACAGGAggcagcccagcccggcccagcccagcccagcccaccccagcccagcccggcccggccgccTCGTGCCCCAGGGTGCCCCCAGGGAGGCCATGTTCCTTCTGTCCCAGCCCTCGGGTTCAGGACCCACACGCACAGGGGCAGGGGGCGTCTGTGTGCCAGACAAGGCGAGGGCAGACCGACGGCCGTCTGCACTCACCATCAGAGGTCAGCGCCAGCGTCTCCTTGGTCCTCCAGCTGTCATACATGTCCCACAGGCGCACCGTCTTGTCCCAGGAGGCGCTGGCCAGGATGGACTTCATTGGGTTAAAACACAGGCCGCTGATGGGCCCCTCGTGGCCGGACAaaacctgcagcagcagcagcgtggGGAGCAGAGGTGAGGAGGGGCGGCTGGCGGGCAGGCCAGAGCCCTCCTGGAAACAGCCACCCAGCCCCTGCAGAGCCAGCCCTTACGTCCAGGAGCCTGCCCGTCTGCATGGACCACACGAAGATCTCGAAGGAGTCCTGGGCCCCCGCACAGACGATCTCCCCACTCGAGTCCACAGCCACACAGGAGAACTGCGTGGGGCGCGGAGACGTGAACGTGCGGAAGTTGCGGTACCTGCCGGGGAAGGGAGCGGACATGGGTCACGGGGGCGGGGGACACGCAGCGccctggagcccccagccccgcgggGACAGCAGTCACCTGTGCAGGTCAAAGGCACGCACGGTGCCGTCCATGGACGAGGTCACGATGACGTAGCCGGTGGCAGTGAAGGTCACGCCCGTGACTCCACTCGAGTGCTCCGTGAAAGTGACGAAGCAGAAGCCACTGAGGGTGTTCCACACCTTGACCtgggcgggagggagagggagcggtgAGGGGGCAGGCAGGCCAGCCCCCCCCCGGCCCAGGGCCACCTGACCCCCTCTGTCCTCCAGGTGCTCAGGAGCCCACCTTGCCGTCGTCCCCGCCGGTGACGATGTACTGGCCATCGGGGGAGTAGGCCAGGGACACCATGCTGTTGAAGTGGCCCTGCTGCTTCAGCACGTAGGACTCGCTCTGCCACTCCCACACCagcagctggcccaggcctgtggcacaggaggggctgggcacACCCGCTCAGCGGCCCGGCCCCCTTCCCACCTGGCACAGGCCTGAGGGgacaggtggggaggggtggaaggAACAGAGTCCCTCGCACAGGGTCTCCACGTGACCCCAGCACTGCTGAGCAGGCTCAGGGTGGAGACTCCGCCCCCAGGCCATGAGCACCGGCCACGCCCCtcgaggccagggccagggttcCTTCAAGATCGCCCCGCCAGCAACTCCCACAGGAAACCCACACGGACTCAGGACTCGGTCGCGACTGTTGTGGAAGTGTCTCTGACGTTCCCCGGGCACAGCAGCTGGCTGCCCGCCCACCTGGCGCCGAGGGTCTGCTGTGCCCCCCCCACTTTCCCAAGGGTGCTCCGTCTACAACCCGGGACGTACCTGAGCAGCCAAAAGCAATCCAGTCCCCCGTGCTGTTGACGGCCACCGAGGCGATCCTCTGATCCGAGATGCTGGGCAGAGCACAGCCGTGAGCAGGTGAGCATCCGGCCGGCCGGGCTCCCGGCACAGGGCACCCTCCCCGCGGAGCCCCAGCGCGCCTCTCGGGCCGTGAGCAGACGGAGCGTCCAGCCGGCCGGGCTCCCGGCCAGGGCACCCTCCCCGCGGAGCCCCAGTGCGCCTCTCGGGCCGTAAGCAGATGGAGCGTCCAGCCAGCCGGGCTCCCGGCACAGGGCACCCTCCCCGCGGAGCCCCAGTGCGCCTCTCGGGCCGTGAGCAGACGGAGCTCCCAGCCGGCCGGGCTCCCGGCACAGGGCACCCTCCCCACGGAGCCTCAGTGTGCCTCTCGGG encodes the following:
- the PWP2 gene encoding periodic tryptophan protein 2 homolog, producing MKFSYRFSNLLGTVYRRGNLNFTRDGNSVLSPVGNRVTVFDLKNNKSETLPLATRYNVKCMGLSPDGRLAIIVDEGGDALLVSLACRSVLHHFHFKGSVHSVSFSPDGRKFVVTKGNIAQMYHAPGRKREFNAFVLDKTYFGPYDETTCIDWTDDSKCFVVGSRDTSTWVFGAERWDNLIYYALGGHKDAIVACFFESNSLDLYSLSQDGVLCVWHCDTPPEGLRLKAPTGWKAELLQREAEAAEEEEEEGAEGARETTVRGKAAPPEEERKGKVQYSRLAKYFFNKEGDFNNLTAAAYHKKIHLLVTGFASGIFHLHELPEFNLIHSLSISDQRIASVAVNSTGDWIAFGCSGLGQLLVWEWQSESYVLKQQGHFNSMVSLAYSPDGQYIVTGGDDGKVKVWNTLSGFCFVTFTEHSSGVTGVTFTATGYVIVTSSMDGTVRAFDLHRYRNFRTFTSPRPTQFSCVAVDSSGEIVCAGAQDSFEIFVWSMQTGRLLDVLSGHEGPISGLCFNPMKSILASASWDKTVRLWDMYDSWRTKETLALTSDALAVTFRPDGAELAVATLNSQITFWDPENAVQTGSIEGRHDLKTGRKELDKITAKHSAKGKAFTTLCYSADGQSILAGGMSKFVCIYHVREQILRKKFEISSNLSLDAMEEFLNRRKMTEFGNLALIDQDAGEEDGVAVPLPGVKKGDMSSRHFKPEIRVTSLRFSPTGRCWAATTTEGLLLYSLDSQMLFDPFELDTSVTPGRIREALHRREFTRAILMAFRLNEQKLVQEALEAVPWDEIEVVGASLPELYVEKVLQFLAASFEASRHLEFYLTWAQRLLLLHGHKLKSRAGALLPAVQSLQRSIQRHLDSLSKLCDWNRYNIQYTLAVSKQRGLKHSLEEAASEGEGEGQGEEEEELHLLGAGLGL